Genomic DNA from Ictidomys tridecemlineatus isolate mIctTri1 chromosome 6, mIctTri1.hap1, whole genome shotgun sequence:
GGCAACAGCCTGGCCCACGTGGAGCACCTGCTGAGGAGCCTGGCCAGCTTTGAAGAGAAGTCAAGCGTGAGAACCAGGCCTGGGCGTGGGGTGGGGAGGTGCCCGGGCTGCAGGAGGTCAGGGCCTGGGCTGTGCTGCCATCCGGGGCACCACGGCAGGGGCACGGGGACCCCATGCTGCTCACCTGCGCGTCAGGGACCCCGACACACGTCCCTCTGAATCCATTCTCAGAACCCTGTGCCTCCTCTGGGCCAGGTCTCTGATGCCTGTCCCCCGGAGCCCAGCCTAGCTTGGGGCGTGAGGTGGCCTTCAGGCACCTGTAGATGCCCCTCCCACAGCCGCACCAGCTCTGAGGGTCAGGTGTTGACTGGGTGGCTGTGTCCTGCAGGTGGCCGTGGAGCGGGCCCGAGCCCTGGCCCAGCAGGGCCAGCAGCTCATCGAGAACAAGCACTATGCCGTGGACTCCATCCACCCCAAGTGCGAGGAGCTCCAGCACCTGTGCCACCAGTTTGCCACGGAGATCGGCAGCAGACGGGCGCTTCTCAGCAAGTCCCAAGAGCTGCACCGCCTGCTGGAGACGGTAGGGGTCAAGCCACACGCCCCGGACCACTGACCCCTGGGCTGGCTGCTCAGGCACCGGCTGCAGAGTCCCCTCGCCCTTCCTCTCTGTGTTCCTCCTCCTTGTCCACCTAGAGGTCAGGTCCACGCAGAGTTCTGTTCCCACAGTTCTCTTGCCACAGCAATGATTGACTTAGAAGGACCAGAAACTTGGTAACCTGGTCAGTTCCACCAGCCACCTTCCTCCCTGAGGGAGTCCAGTCCTGGGAACCCACCGGGCTCTGCAGAACATGCTACCCCTGCAGTGGCCCTTGGTACTTAGTGGTAGAAGGATCAGGGGTCCGTGCCTGGACCTTCCTGCAGGTGTCTCTCTCAATGGACAGAGGCGAGGGGGGGGCGGACGTGGTGGGTGGGAACAGTGCGCCTCTGACCGCAGTGTTCTGCTTGCAGTCCATGAAGTGGTGCGACGAGGGCATCTACCTGCTGGCCTCCCAGCCCGTGGACAAATGCCAGTCTCAGGACGGCGCCGAGGCTGCCCTTCAGGAGATtgagaagtttttggagactggcgagGAAAATAAGATCCAGGAGCTCAGTAAAATTTACAAGGAATACGAGACCATCCTCAACCCAGACCTGCTGGTAAGGCAGCCTGCCCTGTCCTCGGCGCCCAGGGTGGGGAGTCCTCTGCAGGATGTTTGAAAGAAACGTTGGGTTCACGACCAGCAGATAGGGCGAGGAGGGAAGTGCAGAGGCGGCGGTCACCCCGCTCTGCCTTGCCTTCAGAGCAGAAGTCACCCCCTGCCACCTGCACAGTGGTACCTGCGTCCCACCAGACGCCCCCTGTGCTGGGGGTGCTCTTTATGAAGTAGCCTCCTCTGACCCCAGGCTGCCCGAGGGCCTCCTGACACAGCAGCCCTGTATCTCCCAAGCCCCGCCCTCTGGGCAACAGAGACATGGACACCACCTCCCACAGCTGGCCCTGCCAGCTCCGGAGGAGGTCCCCAGTAGAGCTGGTGCGCGTCCTCAGTGACCAGGACTCCGTGTGGTGTGGCCACGCTGAAGCGCCTTCCCGTCGGACGGGGTGCTTGGGGGCTGCTGCCGACACTGCAGACCCTTAGCAGCTCTCTCCTCCCAGGATCACGTGCAGAAAGTCTTCCAGAAGCAAGAGAGCATGCAGGAGATGTTCCACCGCCGGCAGGCGAGCCTGAAGAAGCTGGCAGCCAAGCAGACCCGGCCCGTGCAGCCCGTGGCCCCCCGGCCGGAGGCACTCACCAAGtcgccctgcccctccccaggtgCAGCCCCCTCGTGGCTCCTCGCTCCCCACCAGTCTGGCTGGGCTCAGGTTTATGGGGACTCGGCCGCACTCTTCCTTTGCTCTGAGACCACAGCAGTGCAGAGTTCTAGGAGAACTCGAGGGTCTCTCCCCAGCCTAGCCGGGTCCAGACTGTGCCAGCCGGAGGGCTCCATGGCCTGCCAACCCCTGCATCCCAATCCCAAGAGAGCCCTTCTCCAGGCCAGGGCGGGCACCACGCCACTGCTCAGGCTCTTTCCCGCCTCTTCCCTGCATCAAAAGCACTTTCCCGGCCCCTCGATGGGCCTTCTCAGAGGATGCCACGAGACAGTGGTCCTGGGAACCCCTGCCCTGGCCTCGGGTGTCTGCAACACCAGTCAGGAGCCCCACCAGGCCTCCAGCGCCAGGCCCACCTCCCTGGTGTGGGCAGAGGGCTGTTCCTGGCCTGTGGAGccctgctgggctggggctccagGGGTCCACGCCCCGAGCTTCCTTCCTCACCCACCCTGCTCCCCCTCGGCTGCAAGCGCCTCTGTCCCTGGGCTGTGGAGGCTGGTCAGCGGGGCCGTCCCTTCCTTCCACCCCAGCCAGTTCATCACTGTGTCCACCCCCTCGTGGCTTCTGTCCTTTCCTTGGGCCTTTTCCTTGTGTCCCCTCCCCAGGGAGAGCTAACgccccttccccacctcctccaaacCAGGCTCCTGGCGGGGATCTGAGAACTCTGGCCCTGAAGGCAGCGCGCTCCGCAGGGGGCCCTACAGGAGGGCCAAGGTGAGGCTGCCCGCACCTGACCTCAGCCCCATCTCCATGCCCAAGGCCATGGCTCCCAGGGAAGGGCCTCCACTCCTCCTGGGCCCGCCCCAGCCCTCCTGGCTAGCCTCCTGTGGGCTCCTTCTCCTCCGACGCCCAGACGGGAGCCGGGCAGGGCCCTGGCTTTGGCCCTGGGTCCTTGAGGTGCTCCCACTGATTCCAACGCCGACTCGCTGTTCTCCTCTCCTCAGAGTGAAATGAGTGAGAATCGGCAGGGCCGGGACAGCTCCACGGGGGACGAGGAGGAGGGCCTGGCCATCCTGCGCAGGTGGGTGGCCGCTCTCCGCCGGCACCCCAGGCCTGGGTGTGGTGAGTGCCGGACGGTGCCGAGCAGAGCGGGAAGGGAGCAGGAGCGTGCAGAGCGGGGCACACTGTGGCTGCGGCTGCACACACAGATCCCGCGTGGCCTTTGGACAGCTCCACTGGCTTCTCCTGACCGGGCCACCTGTCACTTCGGAGGATTTCACCCTCCACTGAGCTGGCCGCCCACCTGCCCCCACAGAGGCTGCAGGCCCCTGGGCTTGTGCGTCACAGGCCAGGCTCTGAGCTCAGACACACCCCACCAGGACCCACCGTCCCTCCACCTGCAGCGAGGCCCAGCGGCCAGGACTTCCTTCACCAGCACCCTTCTGTTCCCACCAGGCTCAGTCCCCTGGCCTGGCGTCCACCTGGCCTCTGAGGAGGTCGTGTGTGGCATGGGGGAGCCTGGGGCGAGCACTGCCCCGGGAGTGTCAGGGATCGGGAGCCGCTGCCTTACACCCTGGATGGCCAGTGTCGGCCAGGTGCTGCCTCCTGGGCCGCCCTGCGGGGGCCACAGAAAGAAGGAAACCGCTGGGGCCCAGTTTTGAGGGAGAGGAGGAGTGGAGCCAGGGAGAGACCGTCCCCGGGCATCCATGACCACTCCACTAGCCACCAGCTAAGGGGAGGCTCACCAGGGCACCAGGCCAGTACGTCCCTGCAGCAGCCACGGCCCCAAGGGCAGCGCAAGCAGGTGGGCATGGCCAGCTAGGGTCCGTGGCTGAGGTTTTGTCATCAGTGACCACACACTGCCAGAGCACGGCGGAGGGCAGCCCGGCCCTGGACATACCTCCTGGAGCCGTTTGTCCCCAGCGACCCAGGTCCCAGGTTCATGGACTGTGGTGCAGTCAAAAAGCACCTCCCTGTCTTGACCACTCAGCTTCAAGGGAGGACGGCTGGGGGGCCAAGCACTCCAGGTGGTGACCAGAGCCAGGCAGCGGAGCTCAGGAGGTTGAGTGGAAGGAAGCCGTGACCCACAGTGCAGGACGGTCAGTCCAGACCTGGTGGGCACATCAGCAGTTAGAAGGAGGCCAACTGACGGTGTGCAGGACAGCCCGCTGCCCAGTGCCCTGGACGTCTGCACTCTCCCTGTTTCCCTGAGCAGCCTGCCAGGGGCCCTTGACCTGGCTCCTTTAGGTCTCCCGGGACCCCAGGGACAAGCAGAGGGCAGGGTGTCCCCAGCACCCACTGCAGAGCCCTCTGAAGGGGTGGAGGACAGAAACGTGGAAGCAGACTAAAGCGGCCCAGCGAGGGACAGACCTGCCGCTGCTCCCTCTGGCAGAGACTAACGGGCAGAGGGGAGAAGGGGCCGTGGGAGAGGCTTCCAGACACAGAAGCACAGGCCGGAGATCAGCGACCCCTGCACCATCCAGGCTGTGGCCATGGGGTGGCCCGGGTCCCTCCCGGCCGCCACATTCACCTGCAGAGCGGGGGCCTTCAGTGCTGCCGGCTGCTCAGCGCGGACCTCACCTAAGTGCAGTCCGGGGCCGTTGACCCTGGTCTCTGTGGACTGCGTGGCGGGCTGGTCATTCGCCCTAACAGGGAGGCTTGGTCCTGAATGCCTTATTTGTAAGCCGTCCCCCTCGGGGGACAGCTGAGGGACAGAGTGAGTCCACAGGGCCACTGCAGGCCTgcctgcaggaggggagctggCTGGGTGACAGAAGGAATGGAGAGCCAGGCCCAGGCCTCAGCGGGCACAGGAGGTGCCCACAGGGGGAGCTGGAGGCCCTGGGAGGTGGGGCCGCCtagtgggggagagggaggggtgtTGATGACAGTGTGCATGAGGACAGGGCTGCTTTTCTGCAGAGGGAACCCCCAGGCCAGGACGTGGGTCAGGGGATTGCTCTTGGAAGGCAGCACCAGAGGTGGCCAGCAAGGGGTGTGAGGCCAGGGCAGCGAGGGGAGCCCTGACAAGTGTCCAGAGGGCTCAGCTCCCCTGCAGCCCCTCCGCTGGGCCAGCCCTTTCGTTGGACTGGTAGCTTATCTACCTACCACCTGACTCGAGACCCAGGACTGCTGCTGCCCGGCCTCACGTGTGTGCTGTCCTCATGCCCCGGCCACAGGCACGTGATGAATGAGCTCCTGGACACCGAGCGGGCCTACGTGGAGGAGCTGCTCTCTGTCCTGGAGGTGAGGCTCCTGCTTCAGGGGGAGGGTCCACTCTCCCCCGGTGGCTTCGCTGGGAAACAATGCAAGTTTGTGTCCATGGAAAAGCACCTGAGATGCCCAAGGCCACGTGGCTCAGAGCACCCCGACTGGACGCACTCCGTGTCCACAGAAGGGAGGACAGAGTGAGAGCGTAGGTCTGCCCAGGACGGAGGCTTCAGCAGCCCAGAGCCATTAATACACCCGGCACACCTGACAGGCTAGTGACAGTGCACGAGGTGGCCCAAGAGTGTGCAGCTCTGCTTATGGGAAGTTCTGGAACCAGGCAGTCTAGGGTGAGAGGTTACTGGGGCACCTGGGGAGGGTCTGCTGGGCCCAGCACTCTAGGAGTGACCGGGAGGTTCCTGGCAGCAGACGCACGGTTAGTCTTGCAGGTGCAGAGAGGTCCACGCCCTTTGTGTGAATTTGAATAAAAAGGCtcaagaggaaggaggaggcccCTATTGGGTGCTGCTGGTGACCCACTCTGTGCCGAAGGCCTTGTTCAGAGGCCCAGCTCAGAGACAGCCATGCGCCCCCAGCTCACCCGTCCACTCCTGCCTGACCTGCATCTCCGGGTCTGGTGCTCCTGCTGAGCTTTGCCCTCTCCCGCAGGGCTACGCGGCTGAGATGGAGAATCCTTTGATGACGCACCTCATTTCGACTGGCCTGCACAACAAGAAGGACGTTCTGTTTGGAAATATGGAGGAGATCTATCACTTTCATAACAGGTGGGGCCTTCCTCTGCCCCCGCACACCCTGTGGCCTCTCCCTTCCCAGGCAGCCGGGACCTGCTAGCCATTGGTCTGTGCTCGATAGGGACAGATCTCTCCAGGGCCTGAGGCACAGAGAGCGCAGAGGCAGTGGCCGCTCAGCGCATCTGAGAGCcctcctgggcctgctctgctgacAAGTGCCCAGGGTGGCCCCGTGTGGCAAAGCCGTCCAGAGAACTGTGGTGCCGGGAGCCAGGAGTGGGCCGGACCCCTCTgtcctcctcctggtccccacCAAAAGGATGTGCATTTGCTGCTTTGGGGCCCTAAAGGTCACACCACATAGCAAGATGCACTTTGTCCTTAAGCCCAGACGTCCCCTCCCTGCTGTCCCCCCGAGAGCACAGGGTGCTGCTGTCCCCGGAGCACAGCTGCCTCTCTGTGGCTTGGGCAGTGCACAGCGGGTACAGCTGGGCTGCTTGCTCGGCTCCTTTCACTGTGGGTTTTGGGAGCTCATGAGAGAGAAGACGAACGAGCCGACTGTCATGCagggcatgcagaaggcccacaGGTGGACAGCACGTCCCTGGGTCCTGGAACCAGGCCCAGCCTGGGTGGACCTGGTCAGAGCAGTACCAAGATACTTGTCCCTCCACTTGCTCCTTCCTCTGTCATCTGTGCCTCCTGCCCACCAGCCACCTGCCAGTGGCCGTGAGGCTCCGTAGCACCCTTGTCCCTGGGCACCGGTCAGAGCTCTAGTGCCGGCATCCAGGGTGGACCCCAgcagctcccctcccccaggggcAAATGCCAGCCAGAAATCTGGAGAGGAAAGCCCACCCTGGAGCCGAGGAGAGGGCCCCTCGGTGTGTCTGCAGGAAGCCCACAGGTTCAGGGGCAGGGGCTTCCAGAGCCCCTAACTGCCCACCTGATTCTTCTAACTtcctgctgcttcctgctgatGGCAAAGCAGCTGTGTCCTCTGCGAGTGCCGCCCCTGACCCGAGGTGAACAGTCTGAGGCTGCGCACAGGAGGAGCCGGGGTCAGGCTGGGCGGCGgggtccccaggcctggtggGCGTTGGCACCACACAGTCCTGGGCCATCCAGAGGACAGCTGCAGGTCTTCTGGAAACGGGCCGCTGGGTGGGTGTGGCTGGGCCCTGGGTGTGGTGCGGAGACTCAGCAggcctcctgggcctccctgTCCAGGGTCTTCCTGCGGGAGCTGGAACGCTGCACGGACTGCCCGGAGCTGGTGGGAAGGTGCTTCCTCGAAAGGGTGCGTACCCACCGCGGCTCCCAGCTGCCGGACACCGGAACCTCGGGCTCCACTGGGGTCCCACCCGCCCCCACGCAGCCACAGAGCACAGGAGCTTCCAGGGTGCTGAGGCGACGTGGACTCCCTGGAGGGGCAAAGGGATAGTTCAAAACCGAGAAAGCCATCCAACATGACGTTGGGCACTGGAACTGCTCCAGTGCCCAGGTCCAGTGCACCTCGTGGAGCTGAGCTTTCCTGCCACGCCTGAGCTGGGGTGCTTCCTGCCCTGGTTGCGGGCCCCACTTGCTGGACAGCACTGGACAAGGCTCTGGAGTTCCCAGCTTTATTGTCCCCTCTTTGATATCGTTGGCATCTGCCTCCTTCCCAGGGCTGTGGGGACAGCTCCACGGGAGGCATTTGTGGGAAGCTTTGGGTCGGGATGGGCCAGGTGCCTCCCAACCCGAGGGTCCCCTCGTGTTGGGCACTGGGAGAGACAGCTTAGCCACCTGGACAGCAGCTCACGGACAGCAGAAAAACTAAACGGTTCAAagagctggaggctgaggctctGTCCTAGGCTGGCACCCAGaggtgggcaggaaggagggaggagccGTCTTGTGGCCGCCCAGCAGGCTATTGACGGTTCCTAGGTGCTGTCTCAGGAGGGGTGGGGAACCCTCCCATAGGCTGTGGTCCCAACTTGCAGCAGCGTCTCCTGAGAGCTGATGAGAAGGGTGGGAGTAGAGCCTCTGGGGAGGGTCCTCCATGTTCCACTAAGCCCACCCAGGACATGGACACTCCTGGAGCTTAGCCACTACTGTTAAGTCAAGCCCTGGAAGTACTCTCTgtggagagagtgtgtgtgtgcgtctgTTCGGAGCCGCTATTCCCGAGGGAGAAGCCAGCTACACTGAGCTAACTGAATAGTGAGACTGGAGCTCGGCGGGAGGCGTCACTGACCTGCCAGCCAACGAGGGGCACAGCCACCGGGGGCCAGGGGGACCTGGGCTCAAAGATTGGGTGGGTACAGGCTGCCCCATGCCCCCAAGCTCTCAGTGCCCCACAATCCTGGGATCCCACGGTCTGCTGACCCTGGGCAGGGGTTCCCTCAGTGGGAGAGGTGCAGGGCAGCTGCCCACCGGAGGCTGCCCAGCCCAGCAGCCGGCCCAGCCCAGCAGTCTGCCTCCAAGCCCACAGTGGTCTTCCAGCTCGGCATCCATCAAGGGGCTTGCCCAGGGACAGATCTAGAAAGCCCAAGgcaggccaggaaggctgagtcAAGAGAGGTGGAGGTGACCGTGGGGAGCCCAACCTGGCCTTCTCTAAAATGAGCCCTGTCAGAGGCAGCACGGCACTGCCCTGCCCACAGAGCTGTCTGCACCCCAAGTCACGGTGCCCCAGACCATCCACACCCCAAGCCCCAGTTCCCCCGATGCTCAGAGACAGGCAGACACCTCCAGGTGACCATCTGACACGTGTGTCCCCTGGCTGCAGATGGAGGACTTCCAGATCTACGAGAAGTACTGTCAGAACAAGCCCCGCTCCGAGAGCCTGTGGAGACAGTGCTCCACCTGTCCCTTCTTCCAGGTGCGTCTCAGGGCCCTTCCGAGGGCCCGTTCCTCTGTGGCTGGCCCCAGGGACTGTGGGCGTGGTCTGACCCTGGCCTCTGTGGTTCCAGGAGTGCCAGAAGAAGCTGGACCACAAGCTGAGCCTGGACTCCTACCTGCTGAAGCCCGTGCAGAGAATAACCAAGTACCAGCTGCTGCTCAAGGTGGGCCTCCCCGGCCGGCCGCCTCCCCCACCTGCggccaggcccaggcctgggcctcttCCCCCGAAACCCTTCCTCCAAGCCAAGAGGTACCTTCTGAGCCACTTGGTTCCCCCTTGCTGTGGCCCTGCTCATCGGCCACTTGTGTGGCCCACTGTGTGCTAGACGTGGTCAGGGCCGGGGACAGAGGTCAACAGCTGGACAGACCCCCCTCCCACGGGTTTCTGCTCATCAGCTGCAGGATGCTGTGCAGACAGGCCCATGAGTCTCCTCAGGGCGGAGCCATGCCCTGCTGATCCTGCTGGCCCCCAGCCCATccaggagtggggagggggtgaGCTGAAGAGCCCTTCTGCGGGTCTGCCCAGCGTCCACTCTGTGTCTTCCTGGGGCTCCTGGCAGGAGAGAGCTGGGGGGGCGGGGCCGCGGGCATGCCCCTGCCTGTGCTCCTGTCTGCGGTCGGCTGGCTGAGGGAGCCGGCAGCCACTGCTGAAGAGTGTGCGAGCATGGTGGCTGGCGGTGTCCCAGCCTGAAGTCACGCCAGGCTGGCTGGGGCCAGTCCAGGGGCCGCATTCTGGGGAGCCAGCTGTCCTGAGGAGCCAGGTGAGCAGGTCCTTCTGTCCCCCGCCGGCCCTCAGGAAATGCTCAAGTACAGCAGGAACTGCGAGGGGGCCGAGGACCTGCAGGAGGCGCTGAGCTCCATCCTGGGCATCCTCAAGGCCGTCAACGACTCCATGCACCTCATCGCCATCACCGGCTATGACGTAAGGACCCAGGCCCGGGCGGGGCTTCCACAGGGCTTCCTGCAGGGATTCCAAGCTCCAAGCTCCCTAAGCTTGGAGGTGACAGGCGTTGCCCAGAACCTGGCAGCAGCCTGGGTCCTGGGTCAGGAGGTCTGGGTGGACCTAAGAGGAGCAGGAGGCCACATGGGGCCCCTCTGCACGTGGGGAGAGGCAGGAACGCTCCTCCCCAGGGCACGGCGTCTCCAGCAGGACAGGGTTCTCGCCTCCTCCCTCCACTCTGCCCTGACAACAGCCGTCCCCGATGAGCAGCTGTGACCACCTGTTTCCTGTGGTGTGGTTTGGGGCAGGCGACTGAGGGCAAGTGGCCATCAGAGGCACACTGCTCTTTGCCCCTCATAGGCCCGTCTCAGGCCGCTGCAGTCTTTGCCCCCTGTCCACTTGGCACTCAATCtcattttttgttaaattaatagATGTGACTTGTTTACGCAGAGATGCCACCCCTCCTCCTGTGACTGACGTCTTGTGGTAGTGGCACACCTGCCAGTGTTGACGTGTCACTGTCATGTGAGGCTCAGAGTCGAGGGTGTTCTCCCGGGGCTGAGCATTCCACAGTTGGGATAATGCATAATCTTCTGTGTCCAGTGTTGCAGTGTCACAGTCTGACAGCCCGAGAACCCTCTGTCTGCCTCATGTCCCTCCTCCTCCCAGTCCCCAGCAGTCACTCACCTTTCATTGTCCCCATGGTTTTGGCTCCTGAGAGTGCCCTGAGCTGGGAACCCCATAGCAAGTGGCCTCTCGGGGCTGCTTGGCTCAGCGGCGTGTGCGGAAGCTGCCCAGCCTCCACCTCGGCCCCTGACGCCCTGGGCTCTGTCCTGTGGCAGGGGAACCTCAGTGACCTGGGGAAGCTACTGATGCAGGGCTCCTTCAGTGTGTGGACAGACCACAAGAAGGGCCACACCAAGGTGAAGGAGCTGGCCAGGTTCAAGCCCATGCAGCGGCACCTGTTCCTGCACGAGAAGGCCGTGCTCTTCTGCAAGAAGCGGGAGGAGAACGGGGAGGGCTATGAGAAGGCCCCCTCCTACAGCTACAAGCAGTCCTTGAATGTGagtgagactgcagtgcagaccTGCGGTCCCAGGGAGGGACGCCTGTGGCCGGGTTGGTGTTTAACAAAGCCTGGGTCTGACCCCGAGGGCACTGGTGCCCAGCACCAGGTGAGGACCCGAGGACCGAGGGGCGTTGTCTTTAGGTTGAGAGTTGGGGTTCCCGCCACCTTGCCCCCCATGTCTTCAAGCCGGTGGACATTGACACCGGTCTCTGATTCTGCACTCACCAGATGACTGCCGTGGGCATCACAGAGAATGTGAAGGGTGACGCCAAGAAGTTTGAGATCTGGTACAACGCGAGAGAGGAGGTCTACATCGTCCAGGTAGGGCACTCACCTGTCCACAGGCCAGCTGCAGGGGAGCCCTCCTCCTCAGGACGGCCGGTCAAAGCCCTCTCGATAGGCCTTGTGTCTTCTGCCCTGGGTGACGGACctgagcaggatccagggtgGACTCGGGAGAGACCAGGGTGCTGGAAGCGACTCCCGAGACGCTCCCGCTCCTGCACCCTGGGCTGCGCAGGAGAGGGCTTCGTCTCAGGGCCTGGTTCCCTGGTGGAGAAGTGGTGGCACTGTCCTCGCTGAGCGGATGGGGAGCCGGAGCTGAAATGTAGACTCGGGACAGAGCCTTGGCTTGAGGCCCTAGTTGACCCAAGTGCCCTGTGAGGGGCTGACCACATGTGGGGCGGGGCCCGGCCACTTGCTCTTCAGGATTCTAACACAAAGGATGACACGGCCCTGCAAGGGTGCATGGGCAGGCAGCACTGAAGCCCAGGATGCCCTCCAGCCCTGCCACCAACGCCCCGCAGAGCCGAGGCAAGCAGGGGCCCTGCTCAGACCCCACACGGCCCCCCAAGGAGCAGCCCATCTGGAAGCACTCGGCGGGGAGCCCAGGGGCCCAGGGCCTCTTGCTGTCCTGAGCCTGCACAGCAGCCCTGTGACGGCTCCAACCCGGGCCCCCCACCTGGCCGTTTGTCATCCACCTGTGGGCTTCAGACCAGCCACTGATCTTGTCACCTGAAGAGGGTCAAGGCCGCTTCCCAGAGACCCTTAAGCATAGGTTTGCTGGGAGACCCCACGGTGGTCTCCAGAGCTCCAGCCTCCTGACAGGTGACTGTGGGCACGGCTGCAAGGCCCTTTCCTCTCCAAGGCAAGCGTCCCACGAATGGGTCCCCATCTGTCCCTCTGACTCATGGCAGTGATCTGACTGGATTCCCAGGAGAGTCTTTGGAAGTGTCAAGAGTGCATGTCACTGGGGACCCGGGACTTACTCCTGCATTTCTTTGGGGGAACAGGCACCAACTCCTGAAATTAAAGCCGCGTGGGTGAATGAGATTCGGAAGGTGCTGACCAGCCAGCTGCAGGCGTGTCGAGGTGAGGGCCCGGCCACCACTTCCTGTCCCCTCAGGCGTCCACAGCTCCCACAGGCTGCCTGAGCCCGTCCACAGCCCCCACAGGCTGCCTGAGCGCGGAGCACGCTGACACAGCCTGTGGCCTTCCTTCCCCTGCAGAGGCCAGCCAGCACAGGACCCTGGAGCAGTCCCACAGCCTGCCCCTGCCCGCGCCGTCCAGCACCAGGTGAGGCCCACACAAGGCTGGGAGCCTGGCACAGCTGGCAAGGGCCCTGGAGCTCACTCACAACTATCACCGGGGCCTCCTGGTCCTGGGGCCACGTTTGCCCCAGGTCCCTCTAGTGTCATTGTCTGGGAATTACATGCTGGTGGGTTCCCCGAGGGTCAGCCCCAGAGACGCCCTCTGCCCTGTCCCTGCCATCCCATCCCCGGCCTCCTGACTGTCCTCCCTGTGGTCTGTTTCCCACGACGGTGGGGACATCGCCGCGCACTGCTTTGTCCTCTCTCTGTCctcatttttcctttgttattttattcGTTCActttattcttcctctttcttacAAAGTCACCTGGTATCACTCATGGAATCAGTGGAGCCCAAATAAAtgagccctaaacagagactttGGAGAGACCCCCCCAGCGACTCCCCCTGGTGGGGAGGAGGGTGCTTCCTGCTCTCACCTGCTCCCTGGCTGGACAGCCACTGGGCCACACTGGCTGGACAGCCACTGGGCCACACTGGCTGTCCAGTGCTGCTCCCTGCTCTGAGGCAGCATGGGGGCTGCCTGGGGGTGGGTTGGGAGCCGAGAGCGCCCAGA
This window encodes:
- the Mcf2l gene encoding guanine nucleotide exchange factor DBS isoform X6 — protein: MRFWLRNEEMALEEMVQRLNAVSRHTDEIMHQDIVPLCAADIQEQLKRRFAYLSGGRGQDGSPVITFPDYPAFSEIPDKEFQSVMTYLTSIPSLQDAGIGFILVIDRRQDKWTSVKASVLRIAASFPANLQLVLVLRPTGFFQRTLSEIAFKFNRDDFKMKVPVIMLSSVPELHGYIDKSQLTEDLGGTLDYCHSRWLCHRTAIESFALMVKQTAQMLQSFGTELAETELPNDVQSTSSVLSTHTEKKDKAKEDLQLAQKEGQRLLESLREPLAESTAHSVNQDQLDSQATVQRLLAQLNETEAAFHEFWAKHQQKLEQCLQLRHFEQGFREVKATLDTASQKIATFTDIGNSLAHVEHLLRSLASFEEKSSVAVERARALAQQGQQLIENKHYAVDSIHPKCEELQHLCHQFATEIGSRRALLSKSQELHRLLETSMKWCDEGIYLLASQPVDKCQSQDGAEAALQEIEKFLETGEENKIQELSKIYKEYETILNPDLLDHVQKVFQKQESMQEMFHRRQASLKKLAAKQTRPVQPVAPRPEALTKSPCPSPGSWRGSENSGPEGSALRRGPYRRAKSEMSENRQGRDSSTGDEEEGLAILRRHVMNELLDTERAYVEELLSVLEGYAAEMENPLMTHLISTGLHNKKDVLFGNMEEIYHFHNRVFLRELERCTDCPELVGRCFLERMEDFQIYEKYCQNKPRSESLWRQCSTCPFFQECQKKLDHKLSLDSYLLKPVQRITKYQLLLKEMLKYSRNCEGAEDLQEALSSILGILKAVNDSMHLIAITGYDGNLSDLGKLLMQGSFSVWTDHKKGHTKVKELARFKPMQRHLFLHEKAVLFCKKREENGEGYEKAPSYSYKQSLNMTAVGITENVKGDAKKFEIWYNAREEVYIVQAPTPEIKAAWVNEIRKVLTSQLQACREASQHRTLEQSHSLPLPAPSSTSPSGGNSRHVKKLEERKTDPLSLEGYVSSSLPKPPEKGKDDAVSSSTSESSALSRKRFTLQGFANLKGQRGWSKTSHSLEVPEDEGGWSSAEEPINSSDAEEDGGVGPKKLVPGKYTVVLDDEKGGPDTLAMRSGDVVEVVEEGAEGLWYVRDLSSGQEGWVPAGSLSALLGTSGSAQCLSSSESSPGSAVLSNSSSCSEGCPAPFSDLQG
- the Mcf2l gene encoding guanine nucleotide exchange factor DBS isoform X13 translates to MRPGQEGALGCCGLCTCPGTTGDEIMHQDIVPLCAADIQEQLKRRFAYLSGGRGQDGSPVITFPDYPAFSEIPDKEFQSVMTYLTSIPSLQDAGIGFILVIDRRQDKWTSVKASVLRIAASFPANLQLVLVLRPTGFFQRTLSEIAFKFNRDDFKMKVPVIMLSSVPELHGYIDKSQLTEDLGGTLDYCHSRWLCHRTAIESFALMVKQTAQMLQSFGTELAETELPNDVQSTSSVLSTHTEKKDKAKEDLQLAQKEGQRLLESLREPLAESTAHSVNQDQLDSQATVQRLLAQLNETEAAFHEFWAKHQQKLEQCLQLRHFEQGFREVKATLDTASQKIATFTDIGNSLAHVEHLLRSLASFEEKSSVAVERARALAQQGQQLIENKHYAVDSIHPKCEELQHLCHQFATEIGSRRALLSKSQELHRLLETSMKWCDEGIYLLASQPVDKCQSQDGAEAALQEIEKFLETGEENKIQELSKIYKEYETILNPDLLDHVQKVFQKQESMQEMFHRRQASLKKLAAKQTRPVQPVAPRPEALTKSPCPSPGSWRGSENSGPEGSALRRGPYRRAKSEMSENRQGRDSSTGDEEEGLAILRRHVMNELLDTERAYVEELLSVLEGYAAEMENPLMTHLISTGLHNKKDVLFGNMEEIYHFHNRVFLRELERCTDCPELVGRCFLERMEDFQIYEKYCQNKPRSESLWRQCSTCPFFQECQKKLDHKLSLDSYLLKPVQRITKYQLLLKEMLKYSRNCEGAEDLQEALSSILGILKAVNDSMHLIAITGYDGNLSDLGKLLMQGSFSVWTDHKKGHTKVKELARFKPMQRHLFLHEKAVLFCKKREENGEGYEKAPSYSYKQSLNMTAVGITENVKGDAKKFEIWYNAREEVYIVQAPTPEIKAAWVNEIRKVLTSQLQACREASQHRTLEQSHSLPLPAPSSTSPSGGNSRHVKKLEERKTDPLSLEGYVSSSLPKPPEKGKDDAVSSSTSESSALSRKRFTLQGFANLKGQRASPTSPDRKAKRHAVKSDPTPFGLRGSMAQLLDTGRAGGWSKTSHSLEVPEDEGGWSSAEEPINSSDAEEDGGVGPKKLVPGKYTVVLDDEKGGPDTLAMRSGDVVEVVEEGAEGLWYVRDLSSGQEGWVPAGSLSALLGTSGSAQCLSSSESSPGSAVLSNSSSCSEGCPAPFSDLQG